One window of Dehalobacterium formicoaceticum genomic DNA carries:
- a CDS encoding metal ABC transporter permease — protein MEIWYAFGEKLLPFSWAEHHFMLNALLAVLIVTPLFGMLGTMVVNNHMAFFSDTIGHSALTGIGIGVILGLHQPLGAMVLFAIFMAVAVSFVKELTMTSTDTVIGVFSAVAVALGIVILSRGGGFNKYSGYLIGDILSITPEDIFLIFMITVLFIGYWYYSFNSLVLLTVHPSLARSRGVNARRTEMVFTVALAVIVTVSIQWLGIMIINSLLVLPAASSRNFSRNIRQYHLLTIIISLVSGITGLILSFYWDTASGATIVLVAAFFFIISFIKKQVYG, from the coding sequence TTGGAAATATGGTATGCTTTTGGTGAAAAACTACTGCCTTTTTCCTGGGCAGAACATCATTTTATGCTCAATGCTTTACTGGCTGTGTTGATCGTGACCCCTTTATTTGGCATGTTGGGCACCATGGTTGTGAATAATCATATGGCCTTTTTTTCTGATACCATTGGCCATTCCGCGTTAACAGGGATAGGAATTGGGGTTATTCTGGGACTTCATCAGCCTTTGGGAGCCATGGTTCTTTTTGCAATTTTTATGGCCGTGGCCGTTTCTTTTGTCAAAGAGCTTACGATGACTTCCACGGATACAGTTATTGGTGTGTTTTCAGCTGTCGCCGTGGCATTAGGGATCGTAATTCTCTCCCGGGGAGGCGGCTTTAACAAATATTCCGGTTATCTAATCGGTGATATCCTGAGTATCACGCCGGAAGACATCTTCTTGATTTTCATGATCACCGTTCTTTTTATTGGATATTGGTATTATTCCTTTAATTCCCTTGTTCTGCTAACCGTCCATCCTTCTTTGGCCCGGAGCAGAGGTGTTAATGCACGCCGGACAGAGATGGTATTTACCGTTGCTTTGGCGGTCATCGTGACCGTATCGATTCAATGGCTGGGCATTATGATTATTAATTCTCTTTTGGTACTTCCGGCGGCATCGTCACGGAATTTCTCGCGAAATATCAGACAATATCATTTGCTAACGATAATCATTTCTTTGGTAAGTGGGATTACAGGTCTGATTCTGTCTTTTTATTGGGACACTGCCTCTGGGGCAACCATAGTCCTGGTGGCCGCATTTTTCTTTATCATCAGTTTTATCAAGAAACAAGTTTACGGATAA
- a CDS encoding metal ABC transporter ATP-binding protein has protein sequence MNDCCYPSLAATCAHCGLCCTKVNNLSVAKGKKTIIHDICLHIHCGELTAIIGPNGGGKSTFLKAIIGELAFKGEITFLSRGEKNRRRPLVGYVPQRGEFDPGSPVSVEDLFLSRYLRKPLWIFSSSQEREKTLKSLSIVEAEHLIDRRLGELSGGEVQRVLLALAMEPVPELLLLDEPVSGVDYSGRKLFYKLVSDFRKQYDLSILMVSHDIELMGNFADRMVFLDKTILCQGTPDEVLENELVIQSFGLKSLEKNHQLSLR, from the coding sequence ATGAATGATTGCTGTTATCCTTCCCTGGCAGCGACCTGTGCTCATTGCGGTCTGTGCTGTACGAAGGTTAATAACCTGTCCGTTGCGAAAGGGAAAAAGACTATTATCCATGACATTTGTTTACATATCCATTGTGGAGAACTGACCGCAATTATCGGACCTAATGGGGGAGGAAAAAGCACCTTCTTAAAGGCAATCATTGGGGAACTTGCTTTTAAAGGGGAAATTACCTTTCTATCCCGCGGGGAAAAAAATCGACGCAGACCTTTAGTTGGCTATGTCCCACAAAGGGGAGAATTTGATCCCGGATCCCCGGTAAGTGTGGAGGATTTATTTTTAAGTCGCTATCTAAGAAAACCTTTATGGATTTTTTCCTCTTCTCAGGAACGGGAAAAAACTTTAAAATCCCTCTCAATAGTAGAAGCAGAGCACTTGATTGACCGGAGATTGGGGGAACTGTCGGGAGGAGAAGTGCAAAGGGTGCTTTTGGCTCTTGCCATGGAACCGGTACCTGAGCTCCTCCTTTTGGATGAACCGGTATCCGGAGTGGATTATAGTGGCCGTAAATTGTTTTATAAGTTGGTCTCCGATTTCAGGAAGCAATACGACCTTTCTATTTTGATGGTTTCTCATGATATTGAGTTAATGGGGAATTTTGCAGACCGGATGGTTTTTTTAGACAAAACCATTCTTTGTCAGGGCACGCCGGACGAGGTTTTAGAAAATGAACTGGTGATTCAGTCCTTCGGCCTTAAGTCATTAGAAAAAAACCATCAGCTTTCCTTGAGATAA
- a CDS encoding FecCD family ABC transporter permease — translation MNFKEKRKHWKALLISCSIALVLISIYTITIGPAELSFRDAMGIILAKIPFFQRWINLEQYSQVQLTIIWSLRVPRVILAGLVGGALGVVGATFQGFFKNPMADPSVIGVSSGAALGATLAIVTGMGSFLGFLRIPFFSFCGALLTTFLVYTLGRVGNKVVVSTLLLAGVALSSFLQAMISFLMVMNAEKMEKVYFWLLGSFANRNWEHVLIAAPLIIVGVLLLMLFSKELNAMVFGDSTAHHLGIDLEKVKIIILVLASLTAAGAVAVCGIIGFVGLIIPHIVRMLVGPDHRILLPMSFFVGGIFMVLTDTAARTLFAPMEIPIGVITAMFGGPFFIYLLKKKKDSIF, via the coding sequence ATGAATTTTAAAGAGAAACGAAAACATTGGAAAGCATTATTGATATCTTGCAGTATTGCTTTGGTCTTAATTAGTATTTATACCATAACTATTGGGCCGGCAGAACTTTCCTTCCGAGATGCCATGGGTATCATTCTTGCTAAGATCCCTTTTTTTCAACGTTGGATTAATTTAGAGCAATATTCTCAGGTTCAGCTGACCATAATTTGGTCCCTCAGAGTGCCCCGGGTGATTTTGGCAGGACTGGTGGGGGGTGCCTTAGGTGTGGTGGGGGCTACTTTCCAGGGATTTTTCAAAAACCCGATGGCGGACCCATCTGTCATCGGTGTATCTTCCGGGGCAGCTCTGGGTGCAACCTTGGCTATTGTAACCGGCATGGGAAGCTTCTTAGGTTTTTTACGTATTCCGTTTTTTAGTTTCTGCGGTGCACTGCTTACGACTTTTCTTGTTTACACTCTGGGTAGAGTAGGTAATAAGGTGGTTGTCTCCACCTTACTTTTGGCAGGGGTTGCCCTCAGTTCTTTTTTACAAGCCATGATCTCATTTCTCATGGTTATGAATGCAGAAAAAATGGAAAAGGTTTATTTTTGGTTGTTAGGAAGTTTTGCTAACAGAAATTGGGAGCACGTGCTGATTGCCGCTCCATTAATCATTGTCGGTGTACTCCTCTTAATGCTGTTCTCCAAAGAGCTGAATGCTATGGTTTTCGGAGACAGTACCGCCCATCATTTGGGCATTGATTTAGAAAAAGTAAAAATTATTATTCTGGTACTGGCCTCCCTGACGGCAGCAGGCGCCGTGGCTGTATGCGGGATCATCGGATTTGTTGGGTTAATCATTCCCCATATCGTGCGCATGTTGGTGGGGCCGGATCATCGCATCCTGCTTCCTATGTCCTTTTTTGTCGGGGGGATCTTTATGGTACTTACGGACACGGCTGCCAGAACTCTTTTTGCCCCTATGGAGATCCCCATTGGGGTCATCACAGCCATGTTCGGCGGTCCTTTTTTCATTTATCTATTGAAGAAGAAAAAGGATAGCATTTTTTAG
- a CDS encoding metal ABC transporter substrate-binding protein gives MKRKIAGMLLIVTLLILTGCAGGNEGTPVQSNQDEEGTPLKIVTSFYPMYIMALNITDGIPGVEVVNLTEPTTGCLHDYQLTPGDMVNLQDAQIMIVNGAGMESFLDKITENSSNMKMIDASKGLELLQNETDGESNPHLWVSISGAISQTKNIGQQLAESDPDRAALYLANTETYIEKLEQLRTKMHQTIDPLDNRDIVTFHEAFPYFAREFDLNIQAVIQREPGSEPSPGELTDTIQVVKASGVKVLFAEPQYGDTAAETIARETGAQLYYLDPAVTGPADKDAYLQIMEDNLQVLGEALQ, from the coding sequence ATGAAGAGAAAAATTGCAGGTATGTTGCTGATTGTTACCTTGCTGATCTTGACCGGATGTGCCGGCGGAAATGAGGGAACTCCGGTTCAATCGAATCAGGATGAGGAAGGGACACCTCTTAAGATCGTTACTTCTTTCTATCCTATGTATATCATGGCTTTAAATATTACAGATGGGATCCCCGGGGTCGAGGTAGTTAATTTAACCGAGCCCACGACAGGCTGTCTTCATGATTATCAGCTCACTCCCGGTGATATGGTGAATCTGCAGGATGCTCAGATTATGATTGTAAATGGGGCAGGAATGGAATCTTTTCTCGATAAGATCACAGAAAATTCCTCGAATATGAAAATGATTGATGCCAGTAAAGGGCTGGAACTATTACAGAATGAAACGGATGGTGAGAGTAATCCTCATTTATGGGTGAGTATCTCAGGAGCCATTAGTCAAACAAAAAATATTGGGCAACAGCTGGCAGAATCAGACCCTGATCGGGCTGCTTTATATCTTGCCAATACGGAAACCTATATAGAAAAATTGGAACAGCTTAGAACCAAAATGCATCAAACGATCGATCCTTTGGACAATCGTGATATCGTGACCTTTCATGAAGCTTTTCCCTATTTCGCTCGCGAGTTTGACTTAAATATCCAGGCTGTGATTCAGCGGGAGCCAGGATCTGAACCCTCCCCAGGAGAATTAACAGATACGATTCAAGTAGTCAAAGCATCGGGAGTCAAGGTTCTTTTTGCGGAACCCCAATACGGTGATACAGCTGCGGAAACCATTGCCCGGGAAACCGGCGCCCAGCTTTATTATTTAGATCCCGCAGTTACCGGTCCTGCCGATAAGGATGCTTATCTTCAGATTATGGAAGATAATTTACAGGTGTTAGGTGAGGCTTTACAATAA
- a CDS encoding Fur family transcriptional regulator, which yields MDREDLISREFLARGYKVTKQRRAILSVLDKSEHPLTAEDIYLRIRAENNVSSLATVYRNLKTLVDTGYVVKAGLFEDKVRYRLQNDPHTHNLICLGCKKVIPLSTCPLNCLGETLGEKEGFTVTGHKMELYGYCFECEHKGDQINRK from the coding sequence ATGGATCGAGAGGACTTGATTTCCCGGGAATTTTTAGCCCGGGGATATAAGGTTACGAAGCAGCGCCGAGCGATTCTTTCCGTGTTAGACAAATCTGAGCATCCTTTAACAGCTGAAGATATTTATTTACGCATCCGGGCGGAAAACAATGTGTCCAGCCTGGCGACGGTTTATCGAAATCTTAAAACCCTGGTGGATACCGGTTATGTGGTGAAAGCCGGCCTCTTTGAGGATAAGGTGCGGTACCGTTTGCAGAATGATCCCCATACCCATAATCTAATCTGTCTGGGCTGTAAGAAAGTTATTCCTTTGTCTACTTGTCCCTTAAATTGTTTAGGAGAAACATTAGGAGAAAAAGAGGGTTTTACCGTGACCGGGCATAAAATGGAACTATATGGTTATTGTTTTGAATGTGAACATAAAGGAGACCAAATTAATCGGAAGTGA
- a CDS encoding ABC transporter permease, which translates to MKTQKGNLLAVCFVFLLFILWQIVAMKVNAAYIIPTPIEVLEKTWELREILFGVHLPATMLVTLLGIFISLILGLALAIVMDANSIVEKALYPVIIASQTIPTPAIAPLFVLWFGYGIWSKVLVTVLITFFPITITVFDGLKSSKTEMEELLYTYGAGKREIFMKLKIPTAIPAFFSALKMAIPLSIIGAAIGEWLGAKSGLGYFSRRMMTQLDGAGVFAPIILLSLVAMAIVGLVTLLEKAVVRWHKEI; encoded by the coding sequence ATGAAAACACAAAAAGGGAACCTCCTGGCGGTATGTTTTGTCTTTCTTCTTTTCATCCTTTGGCAAATTGTTGCTATGAAGGTCAATGCTGCCTATATCATCCCCACGCCGATTGAGGTTTTGGAGAAAACTTGGGAGCTGAGAGAAATTCTCTTTGGTGTCCATTTGCCGGCCACCATGCTGGTTACCTTGTTAGGGATTTTCATTTCTTTAATTTTAGGTCTGGCCTTGGCTATTGTCATGGATGCCAATTCCATAGTGGAAAAGGCCTTATACCCGGTGATTATCGCTTCCCAAACCATACCCACCCCTGCGATTGCTCCCCTCTTTGTGCTCTGGTTTGGTTACGGTATCTGGAGCAAGGTTTTGGTGACGGTATTGATCACTTTTTTCCCCATTACTATAACTGTTTTTGATGGTTTAAAATCTTCCAAAACTGAAATGGAGGAATTGCTTTATACCTATGGGGCCGGTAAGCGAGAAATATTTATGAAATTAAAGATACCGACTGCCATACCTGCATTTTTCTCGGCTCTGAAAATGGCCATTCCTCTAAGTATTATCGGGGCGGCCATTGGAGAATGGCTGGGTGCCAAAAGCGGTCTGGGTTATTTCAGCCGCCGCATGATGACCCAGCTGGACGGAGCGGGTGTCTTTGCTCCTATTATCCTGCTCTCCCTTGTGGCGATGGCCATTGTAGGATTGGTGACTCTGTTGGAGAAGGCAGTAGTTCGTTGGCATAAAGAAATTTGA
- the tenA gene encoding thiaminase II produces the protein MTANQKDISVSKRLYESVQEIWESYHQHSFVQGIGKGDLAMDRFRFYMLQDYLYLYDYAKVFALGVVKAKDPNLMRFFADNVDQILNGEMKIHQSYMNRLGITQDEVANARKSPANDSYTNYMLSIGFQGDVAEITAAILSCSWSYQEIGSRIVSAHPQSLTHDFYGEWVQGYTSKEYVDTNDALLVMMDSLARDYSEDQIQNLMTIFVNCSLYERMFWDMAWNMEY, from the coding sequence TTGACAGCGAATCAAAAAGACATATCGGTTTCGAAACGATTATATGAAAGCGTCCAGGAGATCTGGGAATCATATCATCAGCATTCCTTTGTCCAAGGTATTGGCAAGGGAGATTTGGCTATGGATCGTTTCCGTTTTTACATGCTGCAGGATTATTTATATCTATATGACTATGCCAAGGTTTTTGCATTAGGGGTAGTAAAAGCCAAAGATCCCAACCTGATGCGCTTTTTTGCCGATAATGTGGATCAGATTCTCAATGGGGAGATGAAGATCCATCAAAGTTATATGAATCGTCTCGGCATTACCCAGGATGAGGTGGCCAATGCCCGGAAATCTCCGGCTAATGATTCCTATACCAATTATATGTTGTCCATTGGTTTCCAGGGAGATGTGGCTGAAATAACCGCTGCCATTCTTTCTTGTTCATGGAGTTATCAAGAAATAGGCAGCCGCATTGTGTCAGCCCATCCCCAATCCCTGACCCATGATTTTTATGGAGAATGGGTTCAAGGATATACCTCTAAAGAATATGTTGACACTAATGATGCCCTATTAGTCATGATGGATTCCTTAGCCAGAGATTATTCTGAGGATCAAATCCAAAATTTGATGACCATCTTTGTTAATTGCAGCCTCTATGAAAGGATGTTCTGGGATATGGCCTGGAATATGGAGTATTAA
- a CDS encoding heme ABC transporter ATP-binding protein produces MTHAIEGKEITFRYGTENILEKITFEIEKGSFVSILGPNGSGKSTLLKNISAELTPDTGAVFLESQDIFTIKRKTLAQKMAVVPQDTGAEFPFSVMEAVLMGRMPHQKRFQGDSEHDLEVAKHAMELTNVWHLRDRAINELSGGERQRVIAARALTQEPKVILLDEPTSHLDLQHQLELLELMADLNRTNGLTVIAVLHDLNLAAQFSQKNILLSEGKIKAYGEPHEVLTAEMIREIYHVEVAVSTNEITGRLNIVPLSKIRKKHKHQENVRIHLVCGGGSGVYLMEQLHQYGYQISCGVLNVGDSDWKKAGEINAQISEEVPFAPISQEALRTNQELIAAADLIVVLPVPFGEGNIANLEQVFDAHQHQHKKVIIVQQSDFNRQDFTGGKAACLIEQMIENGALKVASITEVLDLI; encoded by the coding sequence GTGACGCATGCGATCGAAGGGAAAGAAATTACCTTTCGTTATGGTACTGAAAATATTTTAGAAAAGATTACCTTTGAAATAGAAAAAGGGAGTTTTGTCAGTATTCTGGGTCCCAATGGTTCAGGCAAATCTACCTTATTAAAAAACATCTCGGCAGAACTGACACCGGATACGGGAGCGGTTTTTTTAGAAAGCCAGGATATTTTTACGATAAAAAGAAAAACTCTGGCGCAGAAGATGGCGGTCGTTCCACAGGATACGGGGGCGGAATTTCCCTTTTCCGTGATGGAGGCGGTACTCATGGGTCGCATGCCTCATCAAAAAAGGTTTCAGGGAGACAGTGAGCATGATCTGGAGGTTGCCAAACACGCTATGGAGCTGACAAATGTTTGGCATCTTAGGGATCGGGCGATCAATGAATTAAGCGGCGGAGAGCGCCAAAGGGTGATTGCAGCCAGGGCTTTGACCCAGGAACCAAAGGTGATCTTATTAGACGAGCCCACCTCTCATTTGGATCTGCAGCATCAGTTGGAATTATTGGAACTGATGGCGGATCTTAATCGTACCAATGGATTAACGGTTATTGCTGTCTTACACGATCTAAATCTTGCGGCTCAGTTCAGTCAAAAAAATATTCTTTTAAGCGAAGGTAAAATTAAGGCCTATGGAGAACCCCATGAAGTGTTAACCGCGGAAATGATACGTGAGATCTATCATGTTGAGGTAGCGGTTTCTACCAATGAGATTACCGGAAGGCTTAATATCGTTCCTCTAAGCAAAATAAGAAAAAAACACAAGCATCAAGAAAATGTAAGAATCCATCTTGTGTGCGGCGGGGGCAGCGGCGTTTATTTAATGGAACAATTGCATCAGTATGGGTATCAGATCAGCTGCGGTGTGTTAAATGTGGGAGATTCTGACTGGAAAAAGGCAGGGGAAATCAATGCGCAAATATCGGAGGAAGTTCCTTTCGCACCCATTTCCCAGGAAGCGCTTCGGACGAATCAAGAGTTGATTGCGGCGGCAGATTTGATTGTTGTCTTACCTGTTCCTTTTGGTGAAGGGAATATTGCCAATCTTGAACAGGTTTTTGATGCCCATCAGCATCAACATAAAAAAGTTATTATTGTGCAGCAAAGTGATTTTAATCGGCAGGATTTTACCGGGGGCAAGGCGGCATGTTTAATTGAACAAATGATTGAAAATGGCGCCCTCAAAGTGGCCAGCATCACGGAGGTTTTGGATCTTATTTGA
- a CDS encoding FeoA family protein, translating to MAGNLVRLSQLPLGKAGKIKQITAKGSVRRRMLDLGMIINTSVEALHKSPSGDPTAYYIRGAVIALRAELASEILVEQYS from the coding sequence GTGGCCGGTAATTTAGTGCGCCTGAGTCAATTGCCTTTGGGAAAGGCTGGTAAAATAAAACAGATTACAGCTAAAGGAAGTGTGCGCAGAAGAATGCTGGACCTGGGTATGATTATTAATACTTCGGTTGAGGCTTTGCACAAAAGCCCTTCCGGGGATCCTACAGCCTATTATATTCGGGGAGCTGTCATCGCTCTTAGGGCTGAATTGGCATCAGAAATTTTAGTGGAGCAATATAGCTGA
- a CDS encoding ABC transporter ATP-binding protein: MLDFHKVSYQYPTENVDIIEELSFHVARGEFASLIGVSGCGKSTIFRLITQLLHPKSGTIDVGGKNIIGQKSYVGYMPQKDLLFPWRTIGQNLELPMELKGLSRTERERRRNEVLEEIGLKGYGNKYPKELSGGMRQRVAFGRTILTDSELMLLDEPFSALDFLTKLEMQEWLLTEWQQLQKTILFITHDIEEAIFLSQTIFVVGHTPIHTLERIQVPLPKMRTRACLNKPEIAALKNDLLEMLRRQVVS, from the coding sequence ATGTTGGATTTTCATAAAGTTAGCTATCAATATCCCACTGAGAATGTGGATATTATCGAAGAATTGTCCTTTCACGTTGCGAGGGGAGAATTTGCTTCCCTGATTGGGGTTAGCGGCTGCGGAAAGAGCACCATCTTTCGCCTGATTACTCAGTTGCTTCACCCTAAGTCAGGAACCATTGATGTAGGAGGAAAAAACATCATCGGACAGAAAAGTTATGTAGGTTACATGCCTCAAAAGGATCTTCTTTTTCCATGGAGAACCATTGGACAAAACCTGGAGCTGCCTATGGAATTAAAGGGATTAAGCAGAACTGAAAGGGAGAGGAGACGAAATGAGGTTTTAGAGGAGATCGGATTGAAAGGTTATGGCAATAAGTATCCCAAGGAATTGTCAGGAGGGATGCGTCAGCGCGTCGCTTTCGGCCGTACGATCTTAACAGATTCTGAATTGATGCTCTTGGACGAGCCTTTCAGCGCTCTTGACTTTTTAACGAAACTGGAAATGCAGGAATGGCTTTTAACTGAATGGCAGCAGCTTCAAAAAACCATTCTGTTTATCACTCACGATATTGAAGAGGCGATCTTCCTGTCCCAAACGATTTTTGTCGTGGGGCACACGCCCATTCATACTTTGGAGAGGATTCAGGTACCCCTACCCAAGATGCGTACCCGTGCCTGTTTGAATAAACCGGAGATCGCAGCATTGAAAAATGATCTTCTGGAGATGTTGAGAAGGCAGGTGGTTTCCTGA
- a CDS encoding CooT family nickel-binding protein, with protein sequence MCEANAYVRQDGVEELFLEGVDKVVPMDNQLYLENIFGQKKMIAGTIKELSLVDHKIIIEKI encoded by the coding sequence ATGTGTGAGGCAAATGCTTATGTCAGACAGGATGGAGTTGAAGAATTGTTTTTGGAAGGTGTGGACAAGGTTGTACCGATGGACAATCAACTGTATTTAGAGAATATTTTCGGTCAGAAAAAAATGATTGCAGGAACGATCAAAGAGCTGTCCTTAGTAGATCATAAAATAATTATTGAGAAGATTTAA
- the feoB gene encoding ferrous iron transport protein B — protein MGLTNQSTGLGVINHVIGRESFNHERVVALAGNPNVGKSTVFNSLTGLNQHTGNWPGKTVANAQGRYEYKGQSFILVDIPGTYSLMSNSMEEEVARDFVCFGKPDTTVIVTDATCLERNLNLVLQVLEITPKVVVCVNLIDEAARKKISINLSRLKTALGVPVIGTNARNSVGLNDLMKAVDDVAQNRNMTVPLRVTYDPVIEESIRRIEPNVKKVVGDEINSRWVSIKLLDGEITIIRSLEKFLGIKLDEDQELAESLVRTKKYLSDQGIHEEKFRDLIVSSLVQKAEEICQNGVVQFEKPKVNQFDRRMDRILLSKILGIPIMIGLLALIFWLTIVGANYPSQVISSLLFGVEEKLTVFFAMVHAPGWLHDALVLGVYRTLAWVVSVMLPPMAIFFPLFTLLEDSGYLPRIAFNLDGFFQRACAHGKQALTMCMGFGCNAAGIIGCRIIDSPRERLIAILTNNFVPCNGRFPTLIAISSIFIGGLVAEPYRSLVSTLAMVGVILLGVVMTLTISRLISKTILKGVPSSFTLELPPYRKPQLGRILVRSLMDRTLFVLGRAVCVAAPAGLFIWCMANIQLGGSSILNQFAQFLQPFAALIGLDGYILMAFILGLPANEIVIPIMIMSYLSTGSMLELSSLTELRALLIDHGWTWLTGVCVMLFSLMHYPCGTTLWTIKKETKSWKWTLLAFMIPTVTGILICFIVAQAARLLFF, from the coding sequence ATGGGCTTAACCAATCAGTCTACGGGTTTGGGCGTCATAAATCATGTGATCGGAAGAGAAAGCTTTAACCACGAACGGGTCGTTGCCTTGGCGGGAAACCCCAATGTGGGAAAAAGCACTGTCTTTAACAGCTTAACCGGATTAAATCAACATACGGGGAACTGGCCCGGTAAAACTGTGGCCAATGCCCAAGGCCGATATGAATACAAAGGTCAATCCTTTATTCTGGTGGACATTCCCGGCACCTATTCTTTAATGTCAAATTCTATGGAAGAAGAGGTGGCCAGGGATTTTGTTTGTTTCGGGAAACCGGACACCACGGTGATTGTCACGGATGCTACTTGTTTGGAACGAAATCTGAATTTAGTTTTGCAAGTTCTAGAGATCACTCCCAAAGTGGTAGTTTGTGTTAATTTAATAGATGAAGCAGCCCGCAAAAAAATTAGCATTAATCTTTCCCGCCTTAAGACTGCTCTAGGTGTCCCGGTTATCGGTACCAATGCCCGAAACAGCGTCGGATTAAATGATTTAATGAAAGCAGTGGATGATGTTGCACAAAACAGGAATATGACCGTGCCCCTTCGCGTTACTTACGATCCTGTGATTGAAGAAAGCATCAGAAGAATTGAGCCCAATGTAAAAAAAGTGGTTGGCGATGAAATTAACAGTCGTTGGGTTTCGATAAAACTATTGGATGGAGAAATAACAATTATTCGTTCCCTGGAAAAATTTCTTGGAATTAAGCTGGATGAAGACCAGGAACTGGCAGAATCATTAGTCCGGACAAAAAAATATTTAAGTGACCAGGGCATTCATGAAGAAAAATTCAGGGATTTAATTGTTTCCAGTCTCGTGCAAAAGGCAGAGGAGATCTGCCAAAATGGGGTGGTGCAATTTGAAAAGCCCAAGGTTAATCAATTTGATCGGAGAATGGATCGTATTTTGCTCTCAAAAATTCTTGGGATTCCCATTATGATCGGATTATTAGCCTTGATATTTTGGTTGACAATTGTGGGGGCAAATTATCCTTCTCAAGTCATATCTTCGCTCCTCTTCGGTGTGGAAGAAAAGCTGACTGTATTTTTTGCGATGGTACACGCACCCGGGTGGCTGCATGATGCCCTTGTTTTGGGGGTATACCGGACATTGGCCTGGGTGGTTTCCGTGATGCTTCCTCCCATGGCAATATTTTTCCCCTTATTTACCCTTTTGGAGGATTCCGGATATTTACCGAGAATCGCCTTTAATCTGGATGGCTTTTTCCAAAGAGCATGTGCCCATGGAAAACAGGCACTTACCATGTGTATGGGCTTTGGCTGTAACGCAGCAGGAATTATTGGCTGCCGCATCATTGATTCGCCCCGGGAAAGGTTAATCGCCATCCTCACTAATAATTTTGTTCCCTGTAACGGGCGTTTTCCCACCTTAATTGCGATATCTTCCATCTTTATCGGTGGTTTGGTGGCAGAGCCTTATCGTTCCCTGGTATCAACCTTGGCGATGGTTGGCGTAATATTGCTGGGAGTAGTGATGACCCTGACGATCTCGAGATTGATATCGAAGACGATCTTAAAAGGTGTTCCCTCTTCCTTTACCTTGGAACTCCCCCCTTATCGCAAACCACAATTGGGACGAATTTTGGTTCGTTCCCTCATGGATAGAACCTTGTTCGTTTTAGGGCGGGCGGTATGTGTGGCAGCACCGGCGGGACTGTTCATCTGGTGTATGGCCAATATCCAGTTGGGAGGCAGCAGTATTTTGAATCAATTTGCCCAGTTTCTACAACCCTTTGCCGCTCTTATCGGTTTAGACGGATATATCTTAATGGCTTTTATTCTGGGGCTGCCTGCCAATGAAATTGTCATCCCCATTATGATTATGAGCTATCTTTCCACTGGCAGCATGTTGGAATTAAGCAGCTTGACGGAACTTCGAGCCCTCTTGATAGATCATGGTTGGACTTGGCTTACAGGGGTATGTGTGATGCTGTTTAGCTTGATGCATTATCCCTGTGGTACCACTCTTTGGACAATTAAGAAAGAAACTAAGAGCTGGAAATGGACTTTGCTGGCTTTTATGATACCTACGGTCACGGGTATTCTGATCTGTTTTATCGTGGCACAGGCAGCACGTCTCCTTTTTTTCTGA